A segment of the Trifolium pratense cultivar HEN17-A07 linkage group LG7, ARS_RC_1.1, whole genome shotgun sequence genome:
tattgggATGAGAAACAATGTATGTATTCGTAGATTAGCTTTATATTATACTTTGTGGTCTGATTTGTATTTGTAGAATGATGCAGGATTTCAATGGTATATGAATTAAAATTGAAGTGGTTTGGTAgctgcttatatatatatatatatatatatatatatatatatatatatatatatatatatatatatgtagtatATACTgtatatagattatttttcatattagtCCTCTTCATGAATATTGAATTAGATCGATAATAACTAAAATCtaatttctatgaaaataaaaaattgtttattacTTACTTTTGATAGTTGCACGGGCCAAATTTGATCGATAATAACCAAAACTTACCGTAGTATTTGAGTTTTAGTTGGTATCATGTCTTTGAAATTCTAAAGGAATATTCATGATATTCTTGCAGCGACGtgtattcttctttttcttttttagacaattttttgataattttctcTCTTATACTTacattatattcttattttctctctttctttatatctctctattatttttatccaattaataaaaaaagttatctcAAAATTATGTAAAAAAGTTGTTCAAATAACAAATGTGTAGTTTGATGGTGTCTAATCTATTGTCTTTCTACTAAGTATCCCAAAAATTCTACTAGAGTTTATTGACATTAAATTACTAATGTATGAAGTTATGGAAGTGTGTTTAGATTACTATTCATGTTCTAGAATTTCACTTACTTTTTTCTCCTAATAAAGCTATCATATTTCTAGGCATGttttaatcaatttattgaGTTCTTCAATGTTCGGAGTactccttttcttatttttttcccACTTATTGTATAAGTTTAACAATAAAATGCGAGACAGTTGAGGGAACACGGAAGGCAAGAGTCTATTTCACAAGACAAAAAAAtcagcttatagcttatgtcTTATAGTTAAAAACATGTTTGGTAATAATCTTTTTAAAAAGAGCCATCAaccataagctataagctattagCTAGCTTATCAGTCATCCGTTAAttttgccaaacagagcctaagagAGAATGGTGATGAAATTTTTCGGCTATGTTTTGAGTTTGCTTTTAGAACATCTTCAATAGTAATACCACTTTGAGTTTCATATATTACTAACAAATGGTCTCTATAATGTTTATGCAACTCACAATGGTACAAAAATAAGCCACtcatacttctatttttttataaaagttatttAAATTGACCCATCATATTAAATAAGGcaacatgtacccaaaaaaaagtcaaattttaggaaaaaactaacaaaaaaataaaatgaccaaAGATTAGAGACATATTAAATATGTTTAGGAGAAAACTTAGATAAAATACCATCCATTCTTTTTGTCTGTTTTCCACTTAAAATTGacacataaacaattttttcatgtcagtttttaataaattaacacTAAAAATGGAAACATAGGATGCGtggtaaaaaaattgttgatgtgtcaaattttaagtcttatacaatatatatttaaatatttacataattatttactttatttttttgacacttACATAAttatttacttaaaaaatattttattcttcttcatagtcatttttttaagaaaattattgtAATATATAACTCCTCCAAAATTcgtccgtgcatcgcacgggtagaAGAACTAGTATCAAGAAAGTGAGGTTAAGTAGAATAACGtgacggaaaacatggttgtgATTGGATgacagtataaaattattttgtctATGCATATTCTTTTTCTCGGTTTCAAAAGGGTTGGTCCAATCCAAAAACTCTAATTGAGAACTTACTTTTCAAATGATACTCCAGGGTCTTACTTTTGCAAGGtgaattcatttttaaaatgtcGTAGAGGGTAATTGTGAATTTGTCATGATCGTGAGGAAAAAATAGTATTGGTACTTGCAGATGTATGCCCAGGAAGTGAAGCAAGCATAATGCATTTGTTCCAGTTCTATTTTTTGCATTTCTTctattttcaaagaaaaactAAATGCCGCAAGTACCTGGTGCAGATTATGTAATAAAAGCCTAAAGAACAAAATCCATATGAatctgcttcaaaaaaaaaaacaaatccatATGAATAATTCCAAAATAACTACTATATACTTCTGCAGATTATTtcataaatcaaaatatatatttacatgTGATTTCAAATTAGATTTAATTGTGCCAGTTTtcaagattataaaaaaaagttcaacTATAAATACCGACACAAacatttacttatttatttatgaacaCTATTTTGCATATCAAAAGTAAGTTTATGCTGACCATACAACTTTATTTACCAAACTCCATCATTAAGTTTAAACAGGTTAAAGTTTCAGGCATACATGCAAAAGCAACCAACCCAGGACAGTGAAATATATAAATCCAACTACATAACAGCCGTCAGATTAGATTCAACAGTGTAAAATAGATCCAACTACATACACAGCCATCAGATTAGCTTCCTCATTTCTTCCCACGCAGTTTGGCACCGAGAGCTCTCTCCAACTTGCCGATTATCTGCTGATTTGGAATGGCTTTCCCTGACTCATACTCCTGGATCACTTGAGGCTTCTCATTGATAATCTGCAAGCAAACATGCTCCTTATTAATATCAACTGCAATTAATCAAATTAAGACATAAAACACATGCAGTGGGTGAAGTCAGCAGCAATACTTGAGCAAGTTGCGCCTGAGTAAGTTTCTTGTCTGTCCGGGCTTGCATTATAGCTTTCTTGAGTTCAGTTGGGACCCGATCATCTGCACACACAAGTCCAGTTACTAGGTATAAGCATTACAGTAGAAAGAGGTGCAACTCATATATAAAAAAGGGAGTTGATGTTCAATGAAAAATTCTAGTCAGGACAACCAAAATGGGCCTAGTACTTTTAGTATAAGAAACCTAAAACTGGTATATAACAGCAGTGCTAATGTGTGACTAATAAACAAAGCCCCTCTGTAAGTTCAATGAAAAATTCTAGTCAGGAAAAACAAAATGGGCATAGTACTTTTAGTATAAGAAACCTAAAACTGATATATAACAGCAGTGCTAATGTGTGACTAATAAACAAAGCCCCTCTGTAAAATTAAAAACTTTGAATTGCTGATCACTAGACAATTCTATCTCGAGTTTCGACATTCATCAAGCAGTAGTAAACCACAATCAACATATTGTACACTGATGCATTTTTATAATTGTTGGCAAGATCACACTATTTATAACAGAATATTAAGGCAACAAGAGAgggtataaaaaatatttgccCAGGATGGGGCctactattataaaaaacagtTTCATGAGTTCTGAATCAGCGTTGTTAAATTGCAGGGCAAATTTTTTGACAGACAGAGACAATTTAAGAATTGCCAATGTCGTGTTTATATGGCAGAGTTTTCGCCTGCCACCGTTTGACAACACTCTGGATCTACACTATGTCTATCAATTATCAAAGGAGAGATTGAACTACACTAGAACACAGAGTAAATTCACACATTCTCCTGTCCATAActtaaattatcataaatatcTCTAATATAACTTAAATCTGAGATATGAAATCAAACAACAAAAAGAAGTACATATGTAATCCAAAGCtaaaaaatgaatatgaatattCTCAGTAATTATGGAATGATTGCAAATAACAATTCCATGAACTTCCATACGATATTACACAATTAGCAAAGTAATCTCAGGCTAATAAAAGATTAATGCAAAAAAGAAACACTTCCAAATGCCAAAAGTTAACACCAGGTAGTAATACATTTATAAGTAACTTATATAGTGATAATGCTATTGCTATACTTCCAGTTCAATTCACATGCTTCAACCAACATAGAGGGAAACACCACAAAATTAGGTATACAATACcatatgaaaaacaaaaatgtagAGTAACCGCACAGTTGCAATATTGTGACGACAACAAGACATAAACGAAAGAAGCAATAATATACTAGTAGAGTAACCGAAGACTCACGAGCTAAATTCTCTGTATCTTCATCCAGCCTCTTAGTGTTCAATGAAGTGCTGCTAGAGGCAGCTTTGTTTGTCGCAGCATTATCTGTATCGAACAATCCAAAACAATCAGCACTCTGATCAGCAAAAGACGCAAATAAACGAGAAAATCACTTGCATAAAATCGAGAAACATTCAACTATATACTACAACAAAAAAAGATCCatcaatgaaaaaaatcacttgCAAAAAATCATCTCAAAACTATGTCTTGCAAACCGAATCTAGAGAATCCAATAATCACATCAAATTTAAACGCATCATATTAATAGATgaacaaaatcaacaacaaaacacGCATTATTTAACAAGATGAACCCTAATCAGAAATATCAAGAATCAACACCTCAATAAATAGAACcaatacaaaattaaaatcaagaaTATCATAAACAGAGCATCAAAGAATTAAACGCTTCGATCAAAATCACAAAGATCAAACAACGAAAAAgtttcatatgattttttttatacgaGTTTTGCATCCTAGGGTTAGGGATTTATGAAAATGAACAACtaaagaaataaaaggaaaaaaaaaaaaaaagctcaacGTTTCTTCATGGTTTCGATATCGGCTCCGGCACGGCGAGCGGCGTTGACGGCTTTGTCATCTTTTCTGGCAGCGGCGGTGGGAGCTTTTTTGCGGAGAACGACGGGTTCCCAGTCTTGTGAAAGAGGTCCAACTCCTGACATGTTTGAGATTTTTGTGTATGAATTTGGTTATGGCGTTTTTTTTGGTTGCGTTGAGTCGGTTATAGGGTTTTTGTTGTTagaagaaaatgatgaagaagaagatgaagatataGTTGAGATTCTTGAGCAAGTTAGCTTTTTGTGTTTGGGCTTTTTGTTGGGCTAATAATGACATGTTGTCAATGGCCCATTTCTTATGTGATGAGATCTTCTTTTGTCACCTTACAGGTTACTCACGTGTCCTATGTCTTTTCCTTTTTACTCTTCCGTTATTTAAGAATCGAAcgttaaaaaaatgaaaaattctaaaaatgtCGTCTACTTAAGTAGAGGACGTTATAAATGTAGGGTGTTTTTGGGCggtgtctgctacttaagtagtaaacGAGGGTATTATGGTAAATTCGTAGGGCGAGCAAAAAATGGGTAGGGTACTTAAGTAGAGGACGTTATAAATGTAGGGTGTTTTTGGGCggtgtccgctacttaagtagtaaacGAGGGTATTATGGTAAATTCGTAGGGCGAGCAAAAAATGggtagggtgacaaaagtaaatctcgaATGTGATTATGATTGTATCCGAATGCATCAAAATTACGAATAAATATTTTGATGTGTCTTTTGTTTTTCAGCTTCAATTGTGTTTTTCTGTTGAGGAAAAAGAATATACACcgacaatataaaataatttcacCATCAATCAATAACCACCATGTATTTAGTCACATCATACCACTTTGCCTCACTTTTTTGATATGGTACAAGAAATtagatgatttttattttggatgagtgtaaaattaatttacattgaCGATGCATAAACTTTAAACTATTTTCTATTTATCTGTTTGATATATAAAATTACTTACTAATTGAAGAACAATAAGAGGTTGGTTTAGCTTTCtgaatgattttgatgaaagagTGTATAGCATATAAGATATTAAGATGGTATTGcttcagtttttttttagacaatattaattttagtttttattgttGAACCAGATTGATTTGAAGAACAATAATATCTAATCAAAACAAGATAGATTTACCCGAAAATATTTCACTCACTAATCTCACTCACAAAGTATCACACTCCAATATGCAATTAATCTTAAGGCCCAATTGAAAATCTACATAAAAAtccattaaaaataatttagtcgCACATGAACTGATTCTCCAAAAAGCATGAATTTGAGCTTCAGTTTTCAGTGATGAATCTATTGACTAATTGATTTATTCATCAATGAATTAATTCATTGATTTATATAATAGATTCATAGATAACATATAATTTTGAAACTTCATTGAATTGATTGatacattttttgaattaattCAAATGAgcaaaaatgtgaaaaatattttaatgtatGTTCTAAAGTTTTTGAATTAGAACAAAACTCGAAATTAACTTTCAAACATATTCTAAGAGCGTCATTTGACTCTGAGGTTAACTTTCATTATTCAAAATACATCGAGACTCGGTGAACAATGATATgttatatgatatatgatggACTCAAATATTAGTAATCTCCGTCCTATCATGTTAGAGAGAATATACAAAAGcttaagacatattttttttgaagaagctaaattagcccatccaaattggcgccagagagaatcgaacctcatacctcaagaggagcacactctcaggtctcaagccaaataccaaagcttaagaCATATTAGAACAAACAAACCTAGGCATGTGAGTCTACAAGATCATCTCTAGTAAGATTTTTATTGATAGTTGTCTTTGTTAGTATAAgttaaaatttgacattttgCACTTTGTTTTATTCATCAAAACTTACTAAGTGTTTTTCTTGCATGGAAAAACTTGAATCTACATTAACACACATGTTTGTCATCAATTACATGGCCAATGTGCCAATGATAAGGCTTACTAAATGAGTTATATAGAAGTTTGATTATTAGGCAACTTTCATTATTTTCTCCCTTCCCAAGCTTATATGTCACAATACAAACTCATATGTTGAAATCAATGGTGTTGTCGTGGTGACCGAAGCGACATTGATCAACAAAAGTTTGTTTCACATGAATCACATCAAACTTTAGACATGCCTCCATTGTAAGGAAAACTAGAGGCAAACCAAATTTGACATGGCTAAACATTTCAACTATGGTGGAGCAAGAAAGGTGGATTGTTATATTTGAAGTGAAACCTAAATCGaaacttaaattaaaaaatacaaataaaaaaccacAAGTTTTCAGCCACCATGAAATATTGTTGGTTCAAACTCAAATTGTTGAGAAAAATGTGAGACATGCAAATGAATTGTGCCGAAAATTGTGTGTGGGCTCCTAGTTGAGAGAAATATTATGGTGGTTTAATTTGCTCCTAGAGGCGGATGAGTGATTGTCATAGAATTATTGTAGGTGTTCATTGATGCCATCTCGATGACAGTTTTTTAGTGCGAATAGCAGTTACGAGTCTTGATTGACAACAATTCTCCATAGATAGGGTTGGCAGACTGTGGCTTTAGACATTGCAAGTGGTTATCAATACAAATTAGTAGAACACTTGATCTAATGGTTATCACTAACGGTCCACCATGATCCatataatttccttcttcaCCATAGAATTTGTCTATCTTATGTGTTGTATTTGgtaaatgtattttttgtcGTTGAACCATACAACAAACTTATGAGTTTACTTTTTTACTCTATCGTTGAATCTACACCCAACAACAAATGTTGCattttgtaaataatttttgttgttgttgaaccCTATACAATCCAACAAAGTTATGAGTTTAACTTTTTACTCTAGTGTTAATGTTACACACGAAAAATTAAGACTAATAAGAAATAACGCgttaaaataaatgaaaaaacaagaaaaataatactaataacaTCCATAAAAGCATTTAAAcaactttcaagtttcaacttaTGCAAGTTGAATCAAACATAACATAATCATCActtatttaattcaattttagtatttatttGAAGTAAGCAATTTAAGCACTTGCAAGATACAGCTAACAACACCAACACATCAAAAAGTGAGAAAAAGTGAAGTTAAGCTAAGATACAGCtgtagttaaaaataaaaaacttctgagataaaaatgtgataaaatcacaaaaaaaaattagagaaggtaatagtaattaaataattaaattacttaacaaataaatacaaaaattaaaaacattatgaTGACGTGTAAAAGATTTTCCTATGTTATATGGTCCCATAAGCTTTAATGTTTTTCACCTTCTTCTACTCTTTCTTTCTATTCATCGTTTTTATTACCTTCTTTCGATCCCTTACTTACTTCAATCTTCATCTAACCTTCTTCTCCTTCTCAGTCATGGGTTTCACAGGTAcggtttttctctcttttcactttcatctatttttttcaactttttcttcattttttgatgttttttcttTGGAATCTCATACCCcatttcttgtttttgttcaattttaaatttttatatgtttgcaTGATTTTTCAGCTCAATTATTTAACTGGGTCAGTCTcaatttttgatttttgttgttttgtgaatcttttccttttttaacaGTATATTGACTATATTCTATGCTTTGTATTGTTTCTGAGGGAAAAATGAGAGTTTTTgttgagatatatattaacattAGATTTTGTagggtttgttttgtttagtgGATGTGAAAATATAATGAAAGGCTTTCATTTTTAGTTCTGAAAAGCTTCTGAAAAATGggacttttttttattgttttggtttttgtgATGTATGTTTAGAGAAACTATAGGGCAAAAATGTAATTGAATCTTAGTGTTTTGGAATGAATTGTGAGTTTTGTTCATGTGTATATTTAGAtcatgtactccctccggtcactattataagcaaaaatttacttttcagattcattgaataactgatatatctAGTCCATATTATTCGGTaagtttttgcttataatagtgaccagaGGGAGTAGTGATTTGATATTATAGAGTTGTGAATTGTGATGTGTATATATAAGTGTGTGATGTAAGACTCATTTACTTTTTTGGCTTTGTTATCGCTTCTTTTTGTTGTTCAATAGGCCCATAAATGAAATTAGCTGTGAGGGAACAACAGGAACTATTCAGATTCATTACCGTTGGTTTGATTCTGAGACTAAAATACTGTTGTTATCCAATTGTATATCCAGTCCCTATCGCAATCGATAAGCTGCTTACAAGGTGTTATCGGTGTTCTGAATTTGGGGCATTGTTCTGAGTAGATAAGTTTATCAAACCATTACAAGATGCCATATTATGTACAAAGACTGTATAGGCTATGCAAGTCATCTTTTTCACCCAATGGACCTGTGTCAGAAGAAGCCATTTCAAAAGTTTGCGAGAAGTTAGGTATACTAATTGATTTCCTTATTTCTTTTTGTCGTTTAGTTATATAtgcatgttttttttctttaaatctGTAGTTTTGTGTTCCTGAGTATGTGAAACATTTAATTTCGATAATCACGTGTTTAACATGCAAATAGACTTATTTCTTGTGATCTCATTCACCAAGTATCGTTTGGTAAATGTTTGTCCAATCTAGTTTGTTTCGTAACAGATAGGTTTGTTTCATGAGGTGTTGTACATACTGAGACTAATGTGTCTTAAGCGATAGGGTTTTGTCCAAGCCTTCATGCTTTTTCTCtcctcttttttgtttttagggtTTCGTCTCGTTGAATAAATTACAGGATTAAGGTTAAATTTCAAGCTTAGTAATGGTAGTTTTGTCATTAAGCTTGGTTGTATTCTTCTTAAGAATTGAATGAATCACTATTTTCTCTCGGAACTTTGTACAATCtaattctattatttttgtGGGTGAAATAAACTTTAAGATTGAATTGCAAGTTCTGTCACAAACCAAACCATTTGCTATCTACAACATTTCCATttgatattaatttaattttcttgctTATCATCAATATGTTAATGCACAGTATGACAATCGAACCCTCTAAGCAATCTTTTATGTTCAATCGAGATTTCTGCAATAACCGTTTAACATAATGTTCCAGAAAAAATGAAGCCATCAGACGTAGGTCTTGAACAGGAGGCACAAGTGGTTCGCGCTTGGAACGGTCAAATGCCTGAATCCAATGGGAACCATCAACCGCCGCCGATCAAATACTTACATTTACATGAATGTGACAGCTTCTCTGTAAGTATCAATTTTCagaactccacatcattttatTCAGTGTCAGcagtttttataaaatttgattttttataccGCAAACCATGGTTTTAAGT
Coding sequences within it:
- the LOC123899179 gene encoding multiprotein-bridging factor 1a; the protein is MSGVGPLSQDWEPVVLRKKAPTAAARKDDKAVNAARRAGADIETMKKHNAATNKAASSSTSLNTKRLDEDTENLAHDRVPTELKKAIMQARTDKKLTQAQLAQIINEKPQVIQEYESGKAIPNQQIIGKLERALGAKLRGKK